A portion of the Carya illinoinensis cultivar Pawnee chromosome 11, C.illinoinensisPawnee_v1, whole genome shotgun sequence genome contains these proteins:
- the LOC122282800 gene encoding uncharacterized protein LOC122282800 isoform X1, translating into MAADQEAEREVGVDEEEEEERWVMHYSSNHQILLVGEGDFSFSLSLARSFGSASNILASSLDSYDVVIKKYKAAKSNLENLEKLGASLLHGVDATRMKYHTDLKMRKFNRIVFNFPHVGFYGKEDNEELIKMHRDLVNGFFSNAKGMLRANGEIHVNHKTTAPFCKWNIGELASKNSLVLVGCVDFKKEDFPGYNNKRGDSWRCDEAFPLGKCSTFKFMLRLSHKKKKSQGRVTQLYSSVHGRSQQFQGVPNQMQQCSTSINFSYPLAACHLTTTLEQTSEHVRLPLTIGPRNQLSGMSDGRLQNPTEIFGRTIYDLSESFHEPRLHVVACHPTKLEQTSEHVRLPSTIGPRNQLSGRFDGHLHNPTEIFGRTNHDLSESFHAPRLHVVACHPTKLEQTSEHVRLPSTIGPRNQLSGRFDGHLHNPTEIFGRTNHDLSESFHAPSLHVVGDFAEIPTRNLSGDLNVFGENPLSTLHLRKSMLDHVYELMARRDSLDQQFQYLRSWYWSLVQRNQPTGEYNMHVFSGW; encoded by the exons ATGGCTGCTGATCAGGAGGCAGAGAGGGAAGTGGGagttgatgaagaagaagaagaagagagatggGTGATGCACTATTCGTCGAATCATCAAATACTTTTGGTCGGCGAAGGggatttctccttttctttgaGTTTGGCACGCTCTTTTGGCTCTGCTTCAAATATCCTCGCTTCTTCTCTCGATTCTTATG ATGTCGTGATCAAGAAGTACAAGGCAGCAAAATCGAATttggaaaatttagaaaagctgGGGGCATCCCTCTTACATGGAGTGGATGCAACTAGGATGAAATAtcatactgatttgaaaatgcgtaaattCAATCGGATTGTCTTCAACTTCCCTCATGTAGGGTTCTATGGAAAAGAAGACAATGAAGAGCTGATTAA AATGCACAGAGATCTTGTGAATGGCTTCTTCTCGAATGCAAAAGGCATGCTTCGAGCAAATGGTGAAATTCATGTAAACCACAAAACTACAGCTCCATTCTGTAAGTGGAATATAGGGGAACTTGCTTCAAAGAATTCTTTGGTATTGGTCGGGTGTGTTGATTTCAAGAAAGAAGACTTCCCAGGTTATAACAATAAGAGAGGGGATAGTTGGAGATGTGATGAAGCCTTCCCTTTGGGTAAGTGCAGCACCTTTAAATTCATGCTCAGGTTAtcccataaaaagaaaaagtctcAAGGACGGGTCACACAATTGTATTCATCAGTGCATGGAAGATCTCAGCAATTCCAAGGGGTTCCGAACCAAATGCAGCAGTGTTCCACATCAATTAATTTTAGTTATCCTCTAGCAGCTTGTCACTTGACGACAACGTTGGAACAAACTTCAGAGCATGTGCGATTGCCGTTAACAATTGGCCCTAGAAATCAACTCTCTGGAATGTCTGATGGGCGCTTGCAAAATCCTACAGAAATATTTGGAAGGACTATTTATGATTTAAGCGAGTCCTTTCATGAACCAAGGCTTCATGTTGTAGCTTGTCACCCGACAAAGTTGGAACAAACTTCAGAGCATGTGCGATTGCCTTCAACAATCGGCCCTAGAAATCAACTCTCTGGAAGGTTTGATGGGCACTTGCATAACCCTACAGAAATATTTGGAAGGACTAATCATGATTTAAGCGAGTCCTTTCATGCACCAAGGCTTCATGTTGTAGCTTGTCACCCGACAAAGTTGGAACAAACTTCAGAGCATGTGCGATTGCCTTCAACAATCGGCCCTAGAAATCAACTCTCTGGAAGGTTTGATGGGCACTTGCATAACCCTACAGAAATATTTGGAAGGACTAATCATGATTTAAGCGAGTCCTTTCATGCACCAAGCCTTCATGTTGTGGGAGACTTTGCAGAAATTCCAACAAGAAACTTGAGCGGTGACCTAAACGTTTTTGGTGAGAACCCGTTGAGCACTTTGCATCTGAGAAAATCGATGTTGGACCATGTTTACGAACTGATGGCGAGGAGGGATTCACTGGATCAACAGTTTCAGTACCTGagaagttggtattggagtctGGTGCAGAGGAACCAGCCTACCGGTGAATACAATATGCATGTCTTTTCTGGCTGGTAG
- the LOC122282800 gene encoding uncharacterized protein LOC122282800 isoform X2: MAADQEAEREVGVDEEEEEERWVMHYSSNHQILLVGEGDFSFSLSLARSFGSASNILASSLDSYDVVIKKYKAAKSNLENLEKLGASLLHGVDATRMKYHTDLKMRKFNRIVFNFPHVGFYGKEDNEELIKMHRDLVNGFFSNAKGMLRANGEIHVNHKTTAPFCKWNIGELASKNSLVLVGCVDFKKEDFPGYNNKRGDSWRCDEAFPLGKCSTFKFMLRLSHKKKKSQGRVTQLYSSVHGRSQQFQGVPNQMQQCSTSINFSYPLAACHLTTTLEQTSEHVRLPLTIGPRNQLSGMSDGRLQNPTEIFGRTIYDLSESFHEPRLHVVACHPTKLEQTSEHVRLPSTIGPRNQLSGRFDGHLHNPTEIFGRTNHDLSESFHAPSLHVVGDFAEIPTRNLSGDLNVFGENPLSTLHLRKSMLDHVYELMARRDSLDQQFQYLRSWYWSLVQRNQPTGEYNMHVFSGW; encoded by the exons ATGGCTGCTGATCAGGAGGCAGAGAGGGAAGTGGGagttgatgaagaagaagaagaagagagatggGTGATGCACTATTCGTCGAATCATCAAATACTTTTGGTCGGCGAAGGggatttctccttttctttgaGTTTGGCACGCTCTTTTGGCTCTGCTTCAAATATCCTCGCTTCTTCTCTCGATTCTTATG ATGTCGTGATCAAGAAGTACAAGGCAGCAAAATCGAATttggaaaatttagaaaagctgGGGGCATCCCTCTTACATGGAGTGGATGCAACTAGGATGAAATAtcatactgatttgaaaatgcgtaaattCAATCGGATTGTCTTCAACTTCCCTCATGTAGGGTTCTATGGAAAAGAAGACAATGAAGAGCTGATTAA AATGCACAGAGATCTTGTGAATGGCTTCTTCTCGAATGCAAAAGGCATGCTTCGAGCAAATGGTGAAATTCATGTAAACCACAAAACTACAGCTCCATTCTGTAAGTGGAATATAGGGGAACTTGCTTCAAAGAATTCTTTGGTATTGGTCGGGTGTGTTGATTTCAAGAAAGAAGACTTCCCAGGTTATAACAATAAGAGAGGGGATAGTTGGAGATGTGATGAAGCCTTCCCTTTGGGTAAGTGCAGCACCTTTAAATTCATGCTCAGGTTAtcccataaaaagaaaaagtctcAAGGACGGGTCACACAATTGTATTCATCAGTGCATGGAAGATCTCAGCAATTCCAAGGGGTTCCGAACCAAATGCAGCAGTGTTCCACATCAATTAATTTTAGTTATCCTCTAGCAGCTTGTCACTTGACGACAACGTTGGAACAAACTTCAGAGCATGTGCGATTGCCGTTAACAATTGGCCCTAGAAATCAACTCTCTGGAATGTCTGATGGGCGCTTGCAAAATCCTACAGAAATATTTGGAAGGACTATTTATGATTTAAGCGAGTCCTTTCATGAACCAAGGCTTCATGTTGTAGCTTGTCACCCGACAAAGTTGGAACAAACTTCAGAGCATGTGCGATTGCCTTCAACAATCGGCCCTAGAAATCAACTCTCTGGAAGGTTTGATGGGCACTTGCATAACCCTACAGAAATATTTGGAAGGACTAATCATGATTTAAGCGAGTCCTTTCATGCACCAAG CCTTCATGTTGTGGGAGACTTTGCAGAAATTCCAACAAGAAACTTGAGCGGTGACCTAAACGTTTTTGGTGAGAACCCGTTGAGCACTTTGCATCTGAGAAAATCGATGTTGGACCATGTTTACGAACTGATGGCGAGGAGGGATTCACTGGATCAACAGTTTCAGTACCTGagaagttggtattggagtctGGTGCAGAGGAACCAGCCTACCGGTGAATACAATATGCATGTCTTTTCTGGCTGGTAG
- the LOC122280405 gene encoding uncharacterized protein At4g26485-like has translation MGELISVDNNEGDQKWIQHYCSSHKILLVGEGDFSFAACLAKRFDTAVNMIATSFDSKEFLMQNYSNARTNLEELKERGCTTLHNVNAHTMILHPLLNLKVFDRIIFNFPHAGFMFSEHDDRQIELHQELVRGFLWNAFDMLTGNGEIHITHKTAYPFSKWKIKKLAKEIGLRLLVEVEFFKWNYPGYVNKRGSGSRIDDTFPVGECSTFKFAKPFYKFSQFTTLYNILSKTKSQVSCAS, from the exons ATGGGTGAGCTAATTAGTGTAGATAACAATGAAGGAGATCAGAAATGGATACAGCATTATTGCAGCTCTCATAAAATACTGCTGGTGGGTGAGGGAGATTTCTCTTTTGCTGCATGCTTAGCCAAACGATTCGATACTGCTGTGAACATGATTGCTACCTCCTTTGATTCCAAAG AGTTTTTGATGCAAAACTATTCAAATGCCAGAACCAATTTGGAAGAACTGAAAGAGAGGGGATGCACTACTTTGCACAATGTGAATGCACATACTATGATCCTACACCCTCTCCTTAATTTGAAAGTGTTCGACAGGATAATCTTCAATTTTCCTCATGCTGGTTTCATGTTTTCTGAACATGATGATCGCCAAATTGA GCTTCACCAAGAGTTGGTCAGGGGATTCTTGTGGAATGCATTTGACATGCTGACAGGGAATGGAGAAATTCATATTACCCACAAGACGGCTTATCCTTTCAGCAAGTGGAAGATAAAGAAGTTAGCAAAGGAGATTGGTCTGCGCTTGCTTGTGGAAGTGGAATTTTTTAAGTGGAATTATCCAGGTTATGTTAATAAGAGGGGATCGGGGAGTAGAATCGATGACACTTTCCCTGTAGGAGAATGCAGTACTTTCAAGTTTGCCAAACCAT TCTACAAATTCAGCCAATTCACAACCCTTTACAACATTCTTTCCAAAACTAAGTCCCAAGTTAGTTGTGCCTCCTAG